Proteins encoded by one window of Primulina huaijiensis isolate GDHJ02 chromosome 1, ASM1229523v2, whole genome shotgun sequence:
- the LOC140971568 gene encoding uncharacterized protein gives MSVAEYTSTFTAMLKYAPHVAANPKAKYNLFVNGLNNNVYTYVVSRLPTGFVKVVKRAKNAEAGLKKGSASFVPTGNRLTTQKNLKAKGKMFKKSGSVSSSSIGYHQHGESQITTYYGPYCNRCGGRHFTEQCVVVYGSCRECGREGHYARVCPSKKNVPQPVRGGFRGGSSTSRGTVPEKNFHQSYGPPQQASGSRNFSNQPQACVFALTKYQAREAPVSVIAGKCFVSGYPARVLFDTGASHSFISESFITSHSLTSIVPNVPVSIATPMGKIIMTTRMILDCVLNCEDNELYLNLIVLPIQDFDCIMGMDTLTIYRATIDGFHGIVRFRPNSRTKWNFYGKGSCAEAPLISSLEMSHVLFQGNEGYLVYVIDTQKSESTLSEIPVVKEFQDIFPDEIPGFPPPREREFSIELISGTIPISKAPYRMTPLELK, from the coding sequence ATGTCTGTAGCTGAATATACCTCTACTTTTACTGCAATGCTAAAATACGCACCACATGTAGCAGCAAACCCAAAGGCAAAATATAATCTTTTCGTGAACGGGCTAAACAACAACGTTTATACTTATGTGGTGTCTAGACTACCTACTGGATTTGTGAAGGTAGTCAAAAGAGCAAAAAATGCAGAAGCTGGACTTAAGAAGGGAAGCGCTTCGTTTGTTCCTACAGGTAACAGATTAACCacccaaaaaaatttgaaagctaAAGGAAAGATGTTTAAGAAATCTGGATCAGTTTCTTCTAGTTCTATTGGTTATCATCAACATGGTGAATCTCAAATAACTACTTATTATGGTCCCTACTGTAACCGTTGTGGAGGTAGGCATTTTACTGAACAATGTGTTGTTGTTTATGGCTCTTGTAGGGAATGTGGTCGGGAAGGTCATTATGCAAGGGTTTGCCCATCCAAGAAGAATGTTCCACAACCTGTCCGAGGAGGATTTCGTGGAGGATCTAGTACTAGTAGAGGTACTGTACCTGAAAAAAATTTTCATCAGTCATATGGACCACCGCAGCAAGCCTCGGGAAGTCGTAATTTCTCTAACCAACCCCAGGCTTGTGTTTTTGCGCTCACAAAATATCAAGCTCGGGAAGCACCAGTAAGTGTCATAGCAGGTAAATGTTTTGTATCTGGTTATCCTGCACGAGTATTATTTGACACCGGTGCATCCCATTCATTCATTTCTGAATCATTCATTACATCACATTCTTTGACTTCTATTGTACCAAACGTTCCTGTTTCTATTGCTACTCCGATGGGTAAGATTATCATGACTACTCGAATGATACTGGATTGTGTGTTGAATTGTGAAGATAATGAACTGTATTTGAACCTTATTGTTCTACCGATACAAGATTTTGATTGTATAATGGGAATGGATACACTAACAATATATCGTGCCACCATTGATGGTTTCCATGGGATAGTCCGTTTTCGTCCTAACTCTAGGACAAAATGGAATTTCTATGGTAAAGGCTCATGTGCCGAAGCTCCCCTAATATCATCCTTGGAAATGTCGCATGTATTATTCCAAGGGAATGAAGGATACCTTGTGTATGTTATCGACACCCAGAAATCAGAATCAACATTGTCTGAAATCCCAGTAGTGAAAGAATTTCAAGATATTTTTCCTGATGAAATACCTGGATTTCCTCCACCCAGAGAAAGAGAATTCTCGATAGAATTAATTTCTGGAACAATTCCTATTTCTaaagcaccataccgaatgaCCCCATTAGAATTAAAATAA